The DNA sequence ACTTTCCATCCGGAAGTATGAAACATTTTGCCAAAAGAAAAAATACAGAACGTCTTTTCTCTAAGCTCCGGATGAATAAAAGAACTGTAATGTTCAGCTTCGTCATAGCAGTACGTATCATATATTTCTTCAGAAATCAAATAAATATTACGGTCCTTGATCAGTTCATACAATTGATTCCAGTCTTCTTTTTTCCATACTTTTCCGGTAGGGTTTTGGGGAGAGTTGACAATGACGGCTCTGGTTTTTTCAGTAATACAGTTTTTAAACAAATCCCAGTTGATGGTAAAATCCCCGTCAAGATCATAATAAACAGGAATTCCTCCATTCATAACAACAGCAGGCCCATAGGTGTAATAAGACGGCTGAATAATAATCACTTCATCATGTTGATTTAAAATGGATTTGAGGGAAGTATATAAAGCAAAGGTTGCACACGGGACAATGGTTATTTCCTTAGTGGTAACAGGAATTTTGTTAGTCCGTTTTGCATTGAAATGGATGATACTTTCAATCAGGAGAGGATTGCCGGAAAGAGGTTCATAATGATAAGTCTCTTTTTCAGCAGCTTCTTTTAAAAATATTTTAAGGCGTTCATCAATATCAAAATCGGGAAGGCCCAGAGAAAGATCAAAGCTTCCGTGCCTGTTTGCCAGCTCGGACATTTCCGTAAAAAAGGAATAATGAGTAAACCCGTAAATTTTATCCACTTATTTTGTATTGTAATCAAATATAATAAAAAATTAATATCAAAATTGACTTTGTGTTGAATTATTGTCAATTTTATAATAAATAACATACGATTTTGTGATTTTGATCCCTCATGTTGGGTTTCAATAAAATTTGTTATTTTTAAGAAATTTATTCTTTATGAAAAAAATACTTATTCCGTTATTGGCCATGACTGTAGTGACCAGTTGTGGAACGGCAAAAATAGCTGATGGAAATTCTTCACATCCTGTATCTACAAAACACAGCAAGGCATTTAATAATGCATACAAGGAAATTAACGCTGAAGATTTAAAGAAAAATCTGTATGTCATTGCAGCAGATGATATGGAGGGGCGTGATACAGGAAGTA is a window from the Chryseobacterium indologenes genome containing:
- a CDS encoding aminotransferase class I/II-fold pyridoxal phosphate-dependent enzyme; translated protein: MDKIYGFTHYSFFTEMSELANRHGSFDLSLGLPDFDIDERLKIFLKEAAEKETYHYEPLSGNPLLIESIIHFNAKRTNKIPVTTKEITIVPCATFALYTSLKSILNQHDEVIIIQPSYYTYGPAVVMNGGIPVYYDLDGDFTINWDLFKNCITEKTRAVIVNSPQNPTGKVWKKEDWNQLYELIKDRNIYLISEEIYDTYCYDEAEHYSSFIHPELREKTFCIFSFGKMFHTSGWKVSYMLASEALTKRFQCHQQYISYSASAPAQYAIAKYLDVFDPAVNKEIMQNKRDIFNQLIQETPLQIEHQAEGSVFQVVNFRNISSTMTDVEFSKWLTIEKKVSCLPLSAFYNSRQNSDYIRFSFAKKDELIIQALEHLKKNL